In the genome of Monodelphis domestica isolate mMonDom1 chromosome 2, mMonDom1.pri, whole genome shotgun sequence, one region contains:
- the LOC130457605 gene encoding translation initiation factor IF-2-like produces the protein MALRARLLPGECSSRERRQLNSRESQSGPRKRGEGQGFLRVTWPPAARRVVTQRARALRPAPKRGGGGEPRRAHPAPRGGFATQPSPPPLPGCSAQPNPGSAAPPPSCSLPIPHRPPPPATCPQRLCSLPRAPQRSRRERAAGGRPEAQAQAEAKREAAAPAPAAAAPGSSAALRGPCASPPARPAALPGGAAGLRTCKSLGFELWGQEVSNSTSPLSGGCREGPEESSSAAPRRVEPRDREDNVVKHEAPQRSKALSPPGAAGKFFGPDLLCSSEEGQRTGGVLSVYPTAFRSEQWPAPQQPAIS, from the exons ATGGCGCTCCGAGCGCGACTCCTGCCCGGGGAGTGCTCGTCGCGAGAGAGGCGGCAGCTGAACTCCAGGGAGTCTCAGTCCGGGCCAAGGAAGCGAGGGGAAGGGC AAGGGTTCCTACGTGTCACGTGGCCACCAGCGGCACGTAGGGTCGTGACCCAACGTGCGCGCGCCCTGCGGCCCGCCCCCAAGCGAGGCGGCGGTGGCGAGCCCAGGCGCGCGCACCCCGCCCCACGTGGGGGCTTCGCCACACAGCCATCGCCCCCTCCCCTCCCGGGATGCAGCGCGCAGCCGAATCCAGGCTCCGCGGCCCCTCCCCCGTCctgttccctccccatcccccatcgCCCTCCCCCGCCCGCCACGTGCCCCCAGCGGCTCTGTTCCTTACCTCGGGCGCCACAGCGGAGCCGACGGGAGAGAGCGGCCGGCGGGCGGCCCGAGGCCCAGGCCCAGGCCGAGGCCAAGAGGGAGGCCGCCGCCCCCgctcccgccgccgccgcccccggAAGCTCGGCCGCGCTCCGCGGCCCCTGCGCcagcccgcccgcccgcccggcGGCGCTTCCAG GCGGGGCAGCAGGCCTCAGGACCTGCAAGAGCTTGGGATTTGAGCTCTGGGGCCAGGAGGTCAGCAACAGCACTTCCCCCCTCAG TGGAGGCTGCCGTGAAGGGCCCGAAGAATCATCCTCTGCAGCCCCCCGAAGAGTGGAGCCCCGGGACAGAGAAGACAACGTTGTGAAGCATGAGGCTCCCCAACGCTCCAAAGCTTTGAGCCCCCCGGGGGCTGCTGGGAAATTCTTTGGGCCTGACCTCCTCTGCAGCTCCGAGGAGGGCCAACGCACTGGTGGGGTGCTTAGCGTGTACCCCACCGCCTTCAGGTCTGAGCAGTGGCCGGCGCCCCAGCAGCCTGCCATTTCCTAA